In Carassius gibelio isolate Cgi1373 ecotype wild population from Czech Republic chromosome B20, carGib1.2-hapl.c, whole genome shotgun sequence, the following are encoded in one genomic region:
- the cep170bb gene encoding centrosomal protein of 170 kDa protein B isoform X5, whose amino-acid sequence MSVTSWFLVSSSGTRHRLPREMIFVGREDCELMLQSRSVDKQHAVINYNPATDEHLVKDLGSLNGTFVNDLRIPDQTYITLKLSDIVRFGYDSHVYILERSQHKVPEEALKHEKYTSHLQMGIQSTESKQQNLQEEKSKLERSERKSLTESPVPRPTPLYGQPSWWGEEDSGNKEAHNEIRRSVWCGCLLTDITKEAPTAEDEFNISVQEISDSQVKSTYPYHREPSYFEIPTKEFHIQPKSPATDLIDIPTKDTNIPLISTPPVVQSHASFTIEFDDCMPGKMKIKDHVTKFSSRQRSKQQQQPNNSLIATPTDVLSAESKVADWLVQSDVSMMCRRPPCEDVYSTKSDLAMHIRTLKGHHHEDGTQSDSEDPKMKGQRSKSHHSIQSQTSVQSHQSAQSRKSEPSESVQSQESVSMQKFHHPQSVSPHKHHQGELDECEVHPVQEASSPPQTEVKSIHPEPHSQQAFIIEFFDDNPRKKRSQSFTHNSAHADSYSALKAKLERRKGHGERPVSMHGHVPPTQQITVPLKGLSHGGSQRSSSLKREKTEDSGMSTSLLGTSSRSSPAITIKPFGSVGKKSKLAQEFTVEFLKDTGKTSPPPMSAPPVMMSPSHTLLLSPAEPPGPSSVSYPSSPSQLPALSQSLIPATSPVSVTSQTQARCPVSSASPLRSAGSPVSPFSTLLVSGVENKGPRVTRTEEEDSLSDAGTYTIETESQDKEVEEARSMIDQVFGVLDAPEYSGQTLGVYRPAIDGGKDEQLFLSHSHGMAADVMSTSSQGYGGDQVISLQAHPEVGGPKWVSRWASLADTYSDPGATQGSMGIPSQSGPADRDDSVTSTISQSLDFLESEGSQGSRTRRLLPQVPPGEKLENTTPSILIRHESNIDHEPPEKGSRAPQQQDCTQRLRVQEDVDPDSLSDTSRSDDSSILDRSGRSQVKRGTTLHSPSENVNHSRGLRELPTPTPKPTSFYIGSEDGSCKSDVSKRPVLSQPERDSSPKIPPTTVLIRHLSGHESRRPVKPNSSAPNLQTHNRDVVPTKETSMSFVRQESFTKDRPSDNIQVKKLPHISSHPALRSLDTEEAVRDTFPYPKEAEKSSPEETLPESSQQPKKGSCPAQEDSLSGDSDVDTASTVSMVSNKNAPVSANKKHTSAGYKRKEKSSSGLQDKARPPTARERLSEKRRNHAPADNTSKAELSRPLQLRRSAGNRGSLDLSDNQHAQQLWHEAAASDHESSSRPNSRKKLTAPLQKEDPNKMTKGSQQVLTRSNSLSAPRPTRASMLRRARLGEASDNEGVETDRASQSSDHSKTPAEGKKLSRLDILAMPRKRTRSFTVPSDNESTSSKHGISNRPTEANSSVRKGASSEVRQASSKGAASSGKHSTTRTRSNQVKHSSTTGSHCRQKDSDNSSTSEEEFETNSKHKRSHASASTQTQTPQKAIQMRLKSLETEEDETQNEHFQNWSTHSAEIARLSQDLAKDLAILAREIHDVAGDGDSQTSSGMGAATSPGSMPNTPASTISTREERPYASLQRFLLPQVILDNLMLNPVSQLSQAIRENTEQLAEKMKALFHNKTEVWDEIEAKINVENEVPILKTSNKEISSILQELRRVQRQLEVINTIVEPGGILKIQPMAPAPGGKTKSASKEFTSPTSANANASTKRGPRGPEGGRYVI is encoded by the exons TCTCGTAGTGTGGATAAACAACATGCTGTTATCAACTATAACCCTGCCACAGATGAGCACCTCGTCAAGGATCTTGGAAGTTTAAATGGG acCTTTGTGAATGACTTGAGAATTCCAGACCAAACATACATAACCCTCAAGCTGTCGGACATTGTTCGTTTTGGATATGAT TCACATGTGTATATTCTTGAAAGGAGTCAACATAAAGTTCCTGAAGAGGCCCTCAAG CATGAGAAGTACACCAGTCATCTGCAAATGGGCATACAGTCTACAGAAAGCAAGCAACAGAACCTACAGGAGGAAAAGTCCAAATTAGAGCGCTCTGAACGCAAGAGTCTCACAG AGTCACCTGTACCCCGGCCAACACCACTGTATGGCCAGCCATCATGGTGGGGTGAGGAGGACTCTGGGAACAAGGAAGCACACAATGAAATACGAAGGTCAG TTTGGTGTGGGTGTCTCTTGACAGACATCACAAAGGAGGCCCCGACAGCTGAGGATGAATTTAACATATCTGTTCAGGAGATCAGTGACAGCCAGGTCAAGTCAACCTACCCGTACCACAGAGAGCCAAGTTATTTTGAAATTCCAACAAAGGAGTTCCATATACAACCCAAATCCCCAGCAACAGATTTAATTGATATCCCAACCAAAGACACCAATATTCCTCTAATTTCTACACCTCCAGTTGTCCAGAGTCACGCTTCTTTTACTATAGAGTTTGACGACTGCATGCCAGGCAAAATGAAaatcaaggatcatgtgaccaaGTTTTCCTCTCGTCAGCGTAGCAAACAACAGCAGCAGCCCAATAATTCTCTGATAGCCACACCCACAGATGTTCTATCAGCTGAGAGCAAAGTGGCAGATTGGCTTGTGCAGAGTGATGTCAGTATGATGTGCAGACGGCCTCCATGTGAGGATGTGTACAGCACTAAGAGTGACTTGGCGATGCATATTCGGACACTCAAAG GACACCATCATGAAGATGGAACCCAGAgtgattcagaagaccctaaaaTGAAAGGACAACGCAGCAAGTCACATCATTCCATTCAATCACAAACATCAGTACAGTCACACCAGTCAGCTCAATCAAGGAAATCTGAACCATCTGAATCAGTTCAGTCCCAAGAGTCTGTCTCAATGCAAAAGTTTCATCATCCCCAGTCAGTCTCTCCACACAAACACCATCAAGGAGAACTTGATGAATGCGAGGTCCATCCTGTTCAAGAAGCCTCTTCTCCTCCCCAGACAGAGGTTAAGTCCATTCACCCTGAGCCGCACTCCCAACAGGCCTTCATTATTGAGTTTTTTGATGATAATCCCAGAAAGAAGCGGTCACAGTCGTTTACCCACAACTCTGCACATGCTGACTCCTACTCTGCACTGAAGGCCAAACTAGAAAGACGGAAAGGTCATGGGGAAAGGCCTGTCTCTATGCACGGGCATGTTCCTCCAACACAGCAAATCACTGTTCCACTGAAAGGTTTAAGCCATGGAGGTTCACAGCGATCAAGCTCactgaagagagagaaaacagaagaCAGTGGGATGAGCACATCTTTATTAGGGACCTCATCTCGCTCTTCACCAGCTATCACCATTAAGCCTTTTGGGAGTGTCGGCAAGAAGTCCAAACTAGCTCAGGAATTTACTGTTGAGTTCTTGAAGGATACGGGAAAGACTTCCCCACCTCCTATGTCTGCCCCACCTGTGATGATGTCCCCATCACACACTCTTTTACTCTCCCCAGCAGAGCCACCTGGACCCTCATCTGTATCATACCCTTCTTCTCCATCCCAACTACCTGCATTATCCCAGTCTCTTATTCCAGCAACCTCACCTGTTTCTGTCACTTCCCAAACCCAAGCAAGGTGTCCAGTTTCTAGTGCCTCCCCACTCCGCTCAGCTGGGTCACCTGTGTCACCGTTTTCAACACTGTTAGTTAGTGGTGTTGAAAATAAGGGCCCAAGGGTAACACGAACTGAGGAGGAGGACAGTCTGAGTGATGCTGGTACCTACACAATTGAGACAGAGTCACAAGATAAGGAAGTGGAGGAAGCCAGAAGTATGATTGATCAG GTGTTTGGTGTTTTAGATGCACCAGAATACAGTGGTCAGACACTTGGGGTTTATAGGCCTGCGATTGATGGTGGTAAAGATGAGCAACTATTCTTGAGTCATAGCCATGGTATGGCAGCTGATGTAATGTCAACTTCATCACAGGGCTATGGTGGGGACCAAGTCATCTCACTGCAG GCACATCCCGAGGTAGGAGGGCCTAAATGGGTCTCACGCTGGGCCAGCCTAGCAGACACTTACAGTGATCCTGGGGCTACTCAAGGATCTATGGGAATTCCATCCCAAAGTGGACCTGCAGACAGAG ATGACAGTGTGACATCAACGATTAGTCAAAGCTTGGATTTCTTGGAGTCAGAGGGCAGTCAAGGTTCCAGAACCAGGCGACTACTTCCTCAGGTTCCACCTGGAGAAAAACTGGAGAACACCACCCCCAGTATCTTGATTCGGCATGAATCAAACATAGACCATGAGCCACCAGAGAAAGGTTCCCGAGCACCACAGCAGCAGGACTGCACTCAGAGGCTACGTGTCCAAGAAGATGTGGACCCAGACAGTCTGAGTGACACTAGCCGTTCAGACGACAGCTCTATCCTTGATAGGAGTGGAAGGAGCCAAGTAAAGAGAGGAACTACATTACATTCACCTTCTGAAAACGTTAACCATTCCAGAGGATTAAGAGAGTTGCCAACACCCACTCCTAAACCCACCTCATTTTATATTGGCTCTGAGGATGGTTCTTGCAAGTCAGATGTGTCCAAAAGACCAGTTCTTTCACAGCCAGAGAGAGACTCCTCTCCCAAGATACCTCCAACAACTGTCTTGATACGACATTTGAGTGGCCATGAGTCCAGGCGTCCAGTGAAGCCTAACTCATCAGCCCCAAATCTTCAGACGCATAACAGGGATGTGGTGCCCACCAAAGAGACATCAATGTCATTTGTTCGACAGGAGAGTTTTACCAAAGATAGGCCAAGTGATAACATTCAAGTCAAGAAACTGCCTCATATCTCTAGTCATCCTGCTTTGAGAAGCCTCGATACTGAGGAAGCTGTTCGAGATACATTTCCCTATCCTAAGGAAGCAGAGAAATCATCACCAGAAGAAACGTTACCTGAATCTAGTCAGCAACCAAAAAAAGGAAGCTGTCCTGCACAAGAGGACTCCCTTTCAGGTGATTCAGATGTTGATACTGCCAGTACCGTAAGCATGGTCAGCAATAAAAATGCTCCTGTCAGTGCAAATAAGAAGCACACATCTGCAGGTTATAAACGTAAAGAAAAGTCATCTTCTGGTTTACAAGATAAAGCACGACCACCTACAGCTCGTGAACGACTATCCGAAAAACGTAGAAATCATGCCCCTGCTGATAATACCAGTAAAGCTGAACTAAGTCGTCCACTACAGCTCCGTCGAAGTGCTGGTAACCGTGGTTCTTTAGACCTTTCAGATAATCAGCATGCTCAACAGCTGTGGCATGAAGCTGCGGCTTCTGACCATGAGTCAAGTTCACGACCCAACAGCCGCAAAAAACTCACTGCACCCCTGCAGAAGGAGGACCCTAATAAGATGACCAAAGGAAGCCAGCAGGTGCTGACAAGGTCCAATAGCCTTTCAGCCCCAAGACCAACCCGTGCCTCCATGCTCCGCAGAGCTCGACTAGGTGAGGCCTCCGACAATGAGGGTGTGGAGACAGACCGTGCATCTCAGAGCTCCGACCATAGTAAGACTCCTGCTGAGGGAAAGAAGCTGTCGAGACTTGACATTCTTGCCATGCCTCGGAAACGCACAAGGTCATTCACTGTTCCAAGTGACAATGAGTCAACCTCAAGCAAGCATGGCATTTCTAACCGTCCTACAGAAGCAAATAGCAGTGTGAGGAAAGGGGCTTCAAGTGAGGTGAGGCAGGCTTCCAGCAAAGGGGCCGCATCATCAGGGAAACACTCCACGACTCGTACACGTTCTAACCAAGTTAAACACAGTAGCACAACTG GTTCCCACTGTAGACAAAAGGATTCAGATAATTCCTCTACCTCAGAGGAGGAGTTTGAAACCAATTCCAAACATAAACGCTCTCACGCCTCAGCTTCAACTCAGACACAGACACCACAGAAGGCCATTCAAATGAGGCTAAAATCTTTGGAAACGGAAGAGGATGAAACTCAGAACGAACACTTCCAGAACTGGTCTACTCATAGTGCAGAAATCGCCAG GCTGAGTCAAGATCTGGCCAAAGATCTGGCCATCCTCGCACGTGAAATCCATGATGTTGCAGGGGATGGTGACTCCCAGACATCGTCAGGCATGGGAGCTGCCACTTCCCCTGGCTCCATGCCTAATACTCCAGCATCCACTATCTCGACCCGAGAGGAG AGACCATATGCATCATTACAGAGGTTCCTGTTACCTCAG gTAATTTTGGACAATCTTATGTTAAATCCAGTGTCCCAGCTCTCCCAGGCTATCAGAGAGAACACGGAGCAACTAGCAGAGAAAATG
- the cep170bb gene encoding centrosomal protein of 170 kDa protein B isoform X1, whose amino-acid sequence MSVTSWFLVSSSGTRHRLPREMIFVGREDCELMLQSRSVDKQHAVINYNPATDEHLVKDLGSLNGTFVNDLRIPDQTYITLKLSDIVRFGYDSHVYILERSQHKVPEEALKHEKYTSHLQMGIQSTESKQQNLQEEKSKLERSERKSLTESPVPRPTPLYGQPSWWGEEDSGNKEAHNEIRRSVWCGCLLTDITKEAPTAEDEFNISVQEISDSQVKSTYPYHREPSYFEIPTKEFHIQPKSPATDLIDIPTKDTNIPLISTPPVVQSHASFTIEFDDCMPGKMKIKDHVTKFSSRQRSKQQQQPNNSLIATPTDVLSAESKVADWLVQSDVSMMCRRPPCEDVYSTKSDLAMHIRTLKGHHHEDGTQSDSEDPKMKGQRSKSHHSIQSQTSVQSHQSAQSRKSEPSESVQSQESVSMQKFHHPQSVSPHKHHQGELDECEVHPVQEASSPPQTEVKSIHPEPHSQQAFIIEFFDDNPRKKRSQSFTHNSAHADSYSALKAKLERRKGHGERPVSMHGHVPPTQQITVPLKGLSHGGSQRSSSLKREKTEDSGMSTSLLGTSSRSSPAITIKPFGSVGKKSKLAQEFTVEFLKDTGKTSPPPMSAPPVMMSPSHTLLLSPAEPPGPSSVSYPSSPSQLPALSQSLIPATSPVSVTSQTQARCPVSSASPLRSAGSPVSPFSTLLVSGVENKGPRVTRTEEEDSLSDAGTYTIETESQDKEVEEARSMIDQVFGVLDAPEYSGQTLGVYRPAIDGGKDEQLFLSHSHGMAADVMSTSSQGYGGDQVISLQAHPEVGGPKWVSRWASLADTYSDPGATQGSMGIPSQSGPADRDDSVTSTISQSLDFLESEGSQGSRTRRLLPQVPPGEKLENTTPSILIRHESNIDHEPPEKGSRAPQQQDCTQRLRVQEDVDPDSLSDTSRSDDSSILDRSGRSQVKRGTTLHSPSENVNHSRGLRELPTPTPKPTSFYIGSEDGSCKSDVSKRPVLSQPERDSSPKIPPTTVLIRHLSGHESRRPVKPNSSAPNLQTHNRDVVPTKETSMSFVRQESFTKDRPSDNIQVKKLPHISSHPALRSLDTEEAVRDTFPYPKEAEKSSPEETLPESSQQPKKGSCPAQEDSLSGDSDVDTASTVSMVSNKNAPVSANKKHTSAGYKRKEKSSSGLQDKARPPTARERLSEKRRNHAPADNTSKAELSRPLQLRRSAGNRGSLDLSDNQHAQQLWHEAAASDHESSSRPNSRKKLTAPLQKEDPNKMTKGSQQVLTRSNSLSAPRPTRASMLRRARLGEASDNEGVETDRASQSSDHSKTPAEGKKLSRLDILAMPRKRTRSFTVPSDNESTSSKHGISNRPTEANSSVRKGASSEVRQASSKGAASSGKHSTTRTRSNQVKHSSTTGSHCRQKDSDNSSTSEEEFETNSKHKRSHASASTQTQTPQKAIQMRLKSLETEEDETQNEHFQNWSTHSAEIARLSQDLAKDLAILAREIHDVAGDGDSQTSSGMGAATSPGSMPNTPASTISTREERPYASLQRFLLPQLVQHIPEASLNYQKVPPGSTSPIDQDSNMNDHDSSRRRPWNREEVILDNLMLNPVSQLSQAIRENTEQLAEKMKALFHNKTEVWDEIEAKINVENEVPILKTSNKEISSILQELRRVQRQLEVINTIVEPGGILKIQPMAPAPGGKTKSASKEFTSPTSANANASTKRGPRGPEGGRYVI is encoded by the exons TCTCGTAGTGTGGATAAACAACATGCTGTTATCAACTATAACCCTGCCACAGATGAGCACCTCGTCAAGGATCTTGGAAGTTTAAATGGG acCTTTGTGAATGACTTGAGAATTCCAGACCAAACATACATAACCCTCAAGCTGTCGGACATTGTTCGTTTTGGATATGAT TCACATGTGTATATTCTTGAAAGGAGTCAACATAAAGTTCCTGAAGAGGCCCTCAAG CATGAGAAGTACACCAGTCATCTGCAAATGGGCATACAGTCTACAGAAAGCAAGCAACAGAACCTACAGGAGGAAAAGTCCAAATTAGAGCGCTCTGAACGCAAGAGTCTCACAG AGTCACCTGTACCCCGGCCAACACCACTGTATGGCCAGCCATCATGGTGGGGTGAGGAGGACTCTGGGAACAAGGAAGCACACAATGAAATACGAAGGTCAG TTTGGTGTGGGTGTCTCTTGACAGACATCACAAAGGAGGCCCCGACAGCTGAGGATGAATTTAACATATCTGTTCAGGAGATCAGTGACAGCCAGGTCAAGTCAACCTACCCGTACCACAGAGAGCCAAGTTATTTTGAAATTCCAACAAAGGAGTTCCATATACAACCCAAATCCCCAGCAACAGATTTAATTGATATCCCAACCAAAGACACCAATATTCCTCTAATTTCTACACCTCCAGTTGTCCAGAGTCACGCTTCTTTTACTATAGAGTTTGACGACTGCATGCCAGGCAAAATGAAaatcaaggatcatgtgaccaaGTTTTCCTCTCGTCAGCGTAGCAAACAACAGCAGCAGCCCAATAATTCTCTGATAGCCACACCCACAGATGTTCTATCAGCTGAGAGCAAAGTGGCAGATTGGCTTGTGCAGAGTGATGTCAGTATGATGTGCAGACGGCCTCCATGTGAGGATGTGTACAGCACTAAGAGTGACTTGGCGATGCATATTCGGACACTCAAAG GACACCATCATGAAGATGGAACCCAGAgtgattcagaagaccctaaaaTGAAAGGACAACGCAGCAAGTCACATCATTCCATTCAATCACAAACATCAGTACAGTCACACCAGTCAGCTCAATCAAGGAAATCTGAACCATCTGAATCAGTTCAGTCCCAAGAGTCTGTCTCAATGCAAAAGTTTCATCATCCCCAGTCAGTCTCTCCACACAAACACCATCAAGGAGAACTTGATGAATGCGAGGTCCATCCTGTTCAAGAAGCCTCTTCTCCTCCCCAGACAGAGGTTAAGTCCATTCACCCTGAGCCGCACTCCCAACAGGCCTTCATTATTGAGTTTTTTGATGATAATCCCAGAAAGAAGCGGTCACAGTCGTTTACCCACAACTCTGCACATGCTGACTCCTACTCTGCACTGAAGGCCAAACTAGAAAGACGGAAAGGTCATGGGGAAAGGCCTGTCTCTATGCACGGGCATGTTCCTCCAACACAGCAAATCACTGTTCCACTGAAAGGTTTAAGCCATGGAGGTTCACAGCGATCAAGCTCactgaagagagagaaaacagaagaCAGTGGGATGAGCACATCTTTATTAGGGACCTCATCTCGCTCTTCACCAGCTATCACCATTAAGCCTTTTGGGAGTGTCGGCAAGAAGTCCAAACTAGCTCAGGAATTTACTGTTGAGTTCTTGAAGGATACGGGAAAGACTTCCCCACCTCCTATGTCTGCCCCACCTGTGATGATGTCCCCATCACACACTCTTTTACTCTCCCCAGCAGAGCCACCTGGACCCTCATCTGTATCATACCCTTCTTCTCCATCCCAACTACCTGCATTATCCCAGTCTCTTATTCCAGCAACCTCACCTGTTTCTGTCACTTCCCAAACCCAAGCAAGGTGTCCAGTTTCTAGTGCCTCCCCACTCCGCTCAGCTGGGTCACCTGTGTCACCGTTTTCAACACTGTTAGTTAGTGGTGTTGAAAATAAGGGCCCAAGGGTAACACGAACTGAGGAGGAGGACAGTCTGAGTGATGCTGGTACCTACACAATTGAGACAGAGTCACAAGATAAGGAAGTGGAGGAAGCCAGAAGTATGATTGATCAG GTGTTTGGTGTTTTAGATGCACCAGAATACAGTGGTCAGACACTTGGGGTTTATAGGCCTGCGATTGATGGTGGTAAAGATGAGCAACTATTCTTGAGTCATAGCCATGGTATGGCAGCTGATGTAATGTCAACTTCATCACAGGGCTATGGTGGGGACCAAGTCATCTCACTGCAG GCACATCCCGAGGTAGGAGGGCCTAAATGGGTCTCACGCTGGGCCAGCCTAGCAGACACTTACAGTGATCCTGGGGCTACTCAAGGATCTATGGGAATTCCATCCCAAAGTGGACCTGCAGACAGAG ATGACAGTGTGACATCAACGATTAGTCAAAGCTTGGATTTCTTGGAGTCAGAGGGCAGTCAAGGTTCCAGAACCAGGCGACTACTTCCTCAGGTTCCACCTGGAGAAAAACTGGAGAACACCACCCCCAGTATCTTGATTCGGCATGAATCAAACATAGACCATGAGCCACCAGAGAAAGGTTCCCGAGCACCACAGCAGCAGGACTGCACTCAGAGGCTACGTGTCCAAGAAGATGTGGACCCAGACAGTCTGAGTGACACTAGCCGTTCAGACGACAGCTCTATCCTTGATAGGAGTGGAAGGAGCCAAGTAAAGAGAGGAACTACATTACATTCACCTTCTGAAAACGTTAACCATTCCAGAGGATTAAGAGAGTTGCCAACACCCACTCCTAAACCCACCTCATTTTATATTGGCTCTGAGGATGGTTCTTGCAAGTCAGATGTGTCCAAAAGACCAGTTCTTTCACAGCCAGAGAGAGACTCCTCTCCCAAGATACCTCCAACAACTGTCTTGATACGACATTTGAGTGGCCATGAGTCCAGGCGTCCAGTGAAGCCTAACTCATCAGCCCCAAATCTTCAGACGCATAACAGGGATGTGGTGCCCACCAAAGAGACATCAATGTCATTTGTTCGACAGGAGAGTTTTACCAAAGATAGGCCAAGTGATAACATTCAAGTCAAGAAACTGCCTCATATCTCTAGTCATCCTGCTTTGAGAAGCCTCGATACTGAGGAAGCTGTTCGAGATACATTTCCCTATCCTAAGGAAGCAGAGAAATCATCACCAGAAGAAACGTTACCTGAATCTAGTCAGCAACCAAAAAAAGGAAGCTGTCCTGCACAAGAGGACTCCCTTTCAGGTGATTCAGATGTTGATACTGCCAGTACCGTAAGCATGGTCAGCAATAAAAATGCTCCTGTCAGTGCAAATAAGAAGCACACATCTGCAGGTTATAAACGTAAAGAAAAGTCATCTTCTGGTTTACAAGATAAAGCACGACCACCTACAGCTCGTGAACGACTATCCGAAAAACGTAGAAATCATGCCCCTGCTGATAATACCAGTAAAGCTGAACTAAGTCGTCCACTACAGCTCCGTCGAAGTGCTGGTAACCGTGGTTCTTTAGACCTTTCAGATAATCAGCATGCTCAACAGCTGTGGCATGAAGCTGCGGCTTCTGACCATGAGTCAAGTTCACGACCCAACAGCCGCAAAAAACTCACTGCACCCCTGCAGAAGGAGGACCCTAATAAGATGACCAAAGGAAGCCAGCAGGTGCTGACAAGGTCCAATAGCCTTTCAGCCCCAAGACCAACCCGTGCCTCCATGCTCCGCAGAGCTCGACTAGGTGAGGCCTCCGACAATGAGGGTGTGGAGACAGACCGTGCATCTCAGAGCTCCGACCATAGTAAGACTCCTGCTGAGGGAAAGAAGCTGTCGAGACTTGACATTCTTGCCATGCCTCGGAAACGCACAAGGTCATTCACTGTTCCAAGTGACAATGAGTCAACCTCAAGCAAGCATGGCATTTCTAACCGTCCTACAGAAGCAAATAGCAGTGTGAGGAAAGGGGCTTCAAGTGAGGTGAGGCAGGCTTCCAGCAAAGGGGCCGCATCATCAGGGAAACACTCCACGACTCGTACACGTTCTAACCAAGTTAAACACAGTAGCACAACTG GTTCCCACTGTAGACAAAAGGATTCAGATAATTCCTCTACCTCAGAGGAGGAGTTTGAAACCAATTCCAAACATAAACGCTCTCACGCCTCAGCTTCAACTCAGACACAGACACCACAGAAGGCCATTCAAATGAGGCTAAAATCTTTGGAAACGGAAGAGGATGAAACTCAGAACGAACACTTCCAGAACTGGTCTACTCATAGTGCAGAAATCGCCAG GCTGAGTCAAGATCTGGCCAAAGATCTGGCCATCCTCGCACGTGAAATCCATGATGTTGCAGGGGATGGTGACTCCCAGACATCGTCAGGCATGGGAGCTGCCACTTCCCCTGGCTCCATGCCTAATACTCCAGCATCCACTATCTCGACCCGAGAGGAG AGACCATATGCATCATTACAGAGGTTCCTGTTACCTCAG CTGGTACAGCATATACCCGAGGCAAGTCTGAACTATCAAAAGGTTCCTCCAGGCTCAACTAGTCCAATAGACCAGGACTCAAATATGAACGACCATGACAGTTCCAGACGGCGTCCCTGGAACCGTGAAGAG gTAATTTTGGACAATCTTATGTTAAATCCAGTGTCCCAGCTCTCCCAGGCTATCAGAGAGAACACGGAGCAACTAGCAGAGAAAATG